From Solibacillus sp. FSL W7-1464:
CTTTGTTTTTCTTTAGAGTTTGCGTGTAAATGAATCATATTAGCTTTCGAACTATGTTCATGATCTGATTCAATCTCATTAATATTAGGTAGTATTACTTCAATATCATGTTCTACATTATCCTCATTATTTAGTATTAGATTTACTGGTTGATTCTTTTCTAAAATAATTTCTGTCTGTTTATATTTCATATTAAAAGTTTGAATAGTAATATTTCTCGTATCTATAGCCTGATTATTATTCTCTGTTTTGGTATGTGCATGGGCGTTATGTATTAATTGCTCTTTAGCTTTGACCTGTTTCTCTGCAAATGTTAACCCTCCCAAAAAATAAGCAGAAATAAATATTCCAATTAATAAAGGTTTTAAAATCGCTACTTTGCTTTGTAAATATTCCGTACCATTTTTTCGAGGCAGAATAGCAAATAAAAAGATTGTTGAAATTGATAAAAAAAGGAAAATCCTCACTAAATACAGCGACTGATTTTCATTTATCATTTCTCCTAACATGGCCCCCATCATACCACTCATTATTCCAGTCATTGTGCCCTCTAATACAGCTAGCAAACTATAGTTCATACCAATTAATAACCCCGCAATCGAACCTATTAGGCAAGCTAACATTGTCGAAAAAAATAATTCACCTTGATATGAAGCACCAAGGAGTATCCCTACTGTTAAACCAGTGTTCATACTAAAAAACATTGTTATCATCATGCATTGCATCAAATTAATTTTGTTCTTCTCATATCTAGATATCATCAAAACACATATTGTTAGCACTGCCAGTGAGGCTAAAATAAATATTTGATAAAACCCCATCAATCCAACCTTTCTCACTTTTTTAATTTATACCCTTATATGGTATGCATAAATCTGTTATTTAATTAAAGCTTCTTGTTTTTTCTAAAAATGATGTTTGCTTCTTTTAGACCTACAAGATTTACAATTAAAGTAATTTAAACTGTTTATTTGATTTAATCTGCATAATTTTGTTACATAAATGAAAAATTTAATGTGCAGTTTCTATGTTAACCTTACATTATTCATATTAAGTAGTGTTTTTTGAGAGGAGTAAGGTAATAGGTGAAGAAGAAATGGTTACTACCAATATTTGCATCCTTTATGATTTTCACAAGTGTTGGTGCAAATAATACAGAAGCAGCAGCAGTATCTGATTTAACAACTACTGCAAAGAATTATCTTGGAGCCCCATATAAACTGGGTGGGACAAATATTAAAACAGGTGTTGATTGTTCGGCATATACACAATTAGTATTTTCTAACTTGAGTATTTCCTTAAATCGAACTTCAAAAGCACAATATCAACAAGGAACTTCAGTTTCAAAAAGCGAATTGGTAGCTGGCGATCTTGTATTTTTTAATACTTCTGGTTCAGGTGTTTCTCATGTTGGAATATACATAGGAAGTGGAAAATTTATATCAGCAACACCGAGTTCGGGTGTTAAGATTGATAAAATAAATGACCCTTATTATTGGGGATCTCGTTACATAGGAGCCAAACGTGTTGCAGATTTCACAACTGAAGAACAAACTGAAGTTAAAGGTTCTGAAATTGATTTCAGTGTTTATGCATCTCGTGGTGAAGTAGCTCTACAACTTGCACAAGCATTAGGATTAAATACCTCTGATACAAGTTCATCATTCACAGATGTAAAATCATCTTCTGAATATGCAGGTGCTGTAACTGCGTTAAACAAACTAGGTATATTTAGTGGCGATACAAACGGTAAATTTAATCCAAATTCACCTATTACACGTGGTCAACTTTCAAAAGTATTAGTTAAAGCTTTCAATTTAAAACAACAAGGGAATGCAGAAGTATTTTCAGATGTTCCCGCATCTCACTGGGCTAAAGATTATATTTCAGTCTTATCCTCTAATAAAATTACGAACGGTAAGGGTGACGGTACCTTTGGCTTAAACGATAAAGTTACGTTAAAACATTTAGATGCCTTTTTGAATCGGTTAACTAAATAAGTGAACGAATAGAATAGAATAGAATAGAATAAAAAAACATTAATATTTCTCTAAAAAAAACGCTTGGTATAATGGATACCAAGCATTTTTTTATATCCCCCAATACGTAATGGTGTCAAGGATGCCAATGAAAATCAGCACAATTCCTGCAATCCTTTGTATGACTCTTCCTGCCTTCAAACTTCTTCTCATGATTAAGCCCTTTACATCAAAACACCATATTAGCCCTAAAATCAAAATAAGAGGTATTGATGTTGCGATTCCAAATATTGCCGGGAGCACTAATCCATAAGATGTAGATGCTACTGTAGGCATTAGCCAAACGAAAAAGAGGACAAACATTGTCGGACAAAATGCAATTGCAAAACTTGCACCTAAAAGGAATGAGCCTACTTTTCCCTTTTTTAAACCTTCTGCTATATGAAAATTAAAGCGACTTAAAAATTGAAACTTTAAAAATCCTAATAGTACAAATCCAGTAATAATTAATAAGGGACCAATTATTTTACGAAATAATGGAAAGTACTCCGTCATTTTTGTTTCAAATGATTGACCAAAAAACCAGGCTAATAATCCGATGACACTATAAACCATTACTTTTCCAATAATGAAAGATGTAATTACTCCCCAACTGTTGTTTATTTGAATCGTTCGATTTCCATAAAGGGTTATTGCGCTAATATTTCCGGTGAGTTGACAGGGAGCTACGGCGCCAATTAACCCTAGAAGAAGGGCTATAAAAATTGGAGAATGATCATATGAATGTAAAAAAACAGAAACCGGGTTACTGATTATTTGACTTATTTGAGACAAAAAATTATACATTTTATTGTCACCTTCTCTAGTTATTTATGGAATGCTAATTTGCCCCAACTTGAACTTTATCTATAGATTGAAAAATATATCTCCCCCTCATTTACATACATTTTCCTACCTTACCTGCTGTATCTCATAGAACATATCCCTAAATCAATTTCATTGTTGTGATACAAGTACCGTCATTTTCAAATGTAGAAAATTCAGATTCAACCTCTTTTCCTTGATGCTCAATTTTTATTTGGAAAGTTTGTTCACGCGGTAGCCATAAATCAATAAATCCATTCACTTCTGTTCTTAATATGTCATCAACTAGGACATTACCTTTTGCATCCTCAATGTATACATTAAACTCTTCACTTACCATTTCACCCTGACACCCCGTTAAACTATGATTTTCGCAAGGATGTGTTTCATTTATGTAAGGGGCAATCGAAACAAAAAATTCATCTTTAGGAAGGTCATATACTTGCTCATTTCCATCGTTTTCTTTTACTAATAATTGTTTAGATGTTATAGAAGCGGACTCAGCTGTAACATTTCGGGCACTATAGTCTTGAACTAATTCCTTAATTTCTCTACTTTCAGTTTTTATAGAACTGTTTTCCTCAATCTTATTTTCTTCACTACAAGCTGTCATTAGAACAACTGCAAAAATAGTACTAATAAGCATTTTAAATTTCATTTTTACTTTACACCTCTTGGTTTTTATTTAAATTTAAGTCCATTTATAACCGATTCCCCAGACAGTCTTTAGAAATTCACTAGTAGGAAAACCTGCTTTCTTCAACTTTTCTCTCAAATTGCGAATATGGGAATCAACTGTTCGAATATCCGTTTCTGTTTCATAATCCCAAGCCGCATTGAGCAATTCTTCCCGAACATAAACTTTAGAAGGTCTAGACATCAGCGCCTTCACAATAAAAAATTCTTTCGATGTAAGTTGAGCTTTCGAATTTTCGTAATACAAGGAATACTTTTCCGTGTCTAAATAGAATTCGTTATAAACAACATTTTCACCATTACTCTCATCTACTTCTGGAACTCTTCGTAAAATTGCATTAACTCTGGCAATCAATTCTCTTTCATCAAATGGCTTTGTGAGATAATCATCAGCGCCGATATTTAATCCCTTTACTAAGTTCAGTTTATCTGATCTTGCGGTAAGCATAATTATAGGGACTTGTGAGAATTCACGTATCTTTTTACAAACTTCCCATCCATCCATTTCAGGCATCATTACATCTAAAATAACCAAATTTACTTTTTCATTTCTAAGTGTTTCTAAAGCATTTTTCCCAGTTTTTTCTTTTAGACATGTAAATCCGTGTGGAACTAGAAATAATTCAACTAAATCTAACATTCTTTGTTCATCATCCACTAAAAGAACGTTTTGCATTTATTTTTTCTCCTTTTATATCGTTATTTTAAACGTACTACCCTTCTCTATTTTGCTTTCGACCTCGATGGTTCCTCCATGTGCATCTACTAACTCTTTCACAACAGCAAGACCGATTCCTGAGCCACCATACGCACGTGATCTTGATTTTTCAACTCGATATAATTTTTCAAATATAAATTCTATTTCGTTTGATGGAATTCCAATACCAGTATCAATGACAGAAATAACTGTTTTTCCATCCTTTTCATATGCTTTTAAACAGACCTCTGAATTCTCGTTGGAGTATTTTAAAGCATTATCTAATAAATTTAGTAGTATTTGTTCTAATCTAAGAGCGTCAGCATAGATGTGTAAATTGCTTTCACAAACAAAATTTAGTCTGATTTTTTTTATTTCAAATAAAGGGGCTACCAACTTATAAATATTCTCTAAAAATGGTTTGGCCAAAAAGTGTTCTTTAGAAATGGTGAAGGAGTTTTCATCCATTCTTGCCAAATCTAATAAGTTTCTCATTAATTCTTTCATTCGATTTGATTCTTCACTAATAATTTCTAAGTAATATTTACGATCCTTATCACTCAAATCTTCTCTTTTTGCAACTTTCGAGTATCCAATCAAATATGTTAGTGGTGTATTTAATTCATGAGCAATAGAAGCAAGGAACTCATTTCTCTCATTCTTTAATCGTTCTAAGTCATTTGCTAATTTGTGAATGGAATTCGATAAGTCACCTAGTTCATCACTCCCTAAATTCGGTAAATTCACTTCAAAATCACCTTTACTTAATTTCTCAGTTGCTTCTTTCATTCGGATTAACGGTCGAGTAAGAATTTTAGATAGTAATGCATATATAATAAATAAAACGATTAAACCTATAATCCCAGATATAACAAAATGCAAGTTCATGTCATCAACCATTTGATTAATTGATTTTGTACTTTGAAACATTAAGACTACACCTGATCGATTTTGATCTACTACGTATGGGTGTACGCTGACAATGTACGGTAGGTTTCTCCAATCCGAAACTACTATGTAATCTTTTCCACCACTAAAATCGTCTACAAAAAGTTGATACTCTTCTTGCAACATATAGGATTTATCGGAACTACCAATAATGCTTCCTGTCCTATCTATTATCATCACTTTTCGATTTTCATTTTTTTCCATTAACACAATATGTTTTATTGTTGTATCTGAATAATGTTCAATAAGGACGTCTCGATGATTTGCACCATTTGCCAATAATAACGAGAACTCTTCTTCGACCCTATTATTAATCATATTTTGATGAAGGTAATACATTAGAAGCGATTCCATTATTAGCACCACTATGAAAAAACAACCCGCTAATTTTGTAGAAATTTTATTCACTTTTATTTTTGCTCTCCTCACATCAAAATGTCTTAAAACATAAATAGATTGTTAGCTAACTTAACTTTCTTTCTAAAATCCTGTGAATCCACCAAAAAATGGCGTTAATAACGCAATAATTTTTGTCATCCAATCAAAATACAATAAAATTCCCATTATAATCATAATAATGCCACCTATCTTCATAAAAACGTCACTACGTTTTTGAAGAAATTTCATTTTCCCTATAAATAGAGACATTATTAAAAATGGAATCGAAAAACCAAGTACATAAAATAACATATACCATATGCCTCTATTTGGATCCGATATCCCTAAAGCAATAACTCCTGCCAAAATTGGTCCAGTACATGGTGTCCAACCTGCAGCAAACCCCATACCGATAATGATGGTGCCTAAATATCCCTTTGGGCGTGATTTAAATAAAAACTTTTTTTCCGCTTGAAGAAAATCAAATTTGAGGAATCCGAGAATTACTAAACCAAAAATAACAATAATAATTGCGCCGATTTGTCTGAGTAAATCTTGATACTGAATGAAAAGTGTTCCAATAATAGAAGTTGAAAATCCTAACGCCATAAAAATTACAGAAAAGCCTAATAAAAAAGATAATGTATGTAATAATGCTTTGCGATTTAATATGCCCTTTTCTTCTTTGAGTTCGTTAAAGGAGATTCCTGTAATATAAGATAAAAATGCCGGATAAAGAGGTAGTGAACATGGAGAAATAAAAGACAAAAGTCCAGCTCCAAATGCAAGAAATAGGTTTAATTGGGTAACCAAATATTTTCACTAATCCTTTCATAAAATCGTTTTCATTATTTTATTTAGTAATAGCTAATGTTAGTATAAGTAATAAATATGGAGAAATTATGCAGAAAATTAATTTATAATTGTTTTGATTTAATAAGATACATAATAACCTGATATAGAAATATGGTAATTTAAAATAAAAAAAGATGTCCACCTTTTGATGGACACCTTTATGACTTTATTTAGTAGATAGTTCGTTTTCTGTTACCCATTTATGATTTTTTACTTGTTCTCCAGTTGTTGAAGTAAAATCAACCATATAAACAGTTGTTTCTTCAGCTGAATCTATTATGGCAGTTGCTCCCTGCATTCCTTCCATATGATCAGCATTAAGTGTTACTTCTGTTCCCGGTTCTAGAGGTGCTTCACCCGCATCCCCTGTTTCTTCATGAATAACCCACTTATGATTTTTAACAGGTTCTCCTCCTGTAGTCGGTGTATAGGAAACAGTATATACAGTTGTATCATAAGCTCCTACAATTGTTGCTTCAGCATTTTTCATACCAGGCATGTGATCGGTTTGAATAATTGCGTTACTCCCAACAGTAAATGTTGGATTTTGAGCTTCTTTCAAGTCTTCTGGAACTTCACCTGACCCAGAGTGATTCATTGTAGCGTGATCCATGCCTGTCTCACTTTCCTTATCAACTCCGGCTTCCTGTTCCTTTAACACTTCGTTTGTTTCTTCTTGTGTGGATTCATTTTGAGAAGTATTTTCATTACCTTCTCCCCCACATGCAGAAAGTGCTAAGGCAGCAGAGATAGAAATAACTCCAACCATAAATTTATTAGCCATTATAAATCCCTCCTATAACTATTAAGGTATTTACCCATAGTTGCCAAAACCAAACTTGGACTGTAGGATTCATTCTCGCTTTGCCCGTTTATGGGTGGCCTACTTCGTATTTAGATAAATTAGAACTATTTCTATGATCATGTCAGGAACAGTTTAAAATGATACCTTCTTCGTATTGCATGCTGCATATAGCTATAGTGCCTGGGCTTATATTTCTAGATTAATTGCGATTGCAAGTAATAATTCAATGCATAGAAGTATTATTCGTATTTTAAAACTACACAAAAATAGCAAGACTACAAACTTTTCACAAACTTTCTCGCTATACTAACTGCATTGTTTTATCAATAAAGGTTAGGAGAATTTCTCATGAAAATATTTCAAAAGTTAAGTCCCGGTATTGGTATTGATTTAGGGACAGCCAATACATTAGTTTATATTAAAAATAAAGGGATTGTTTATAACGAGCCTTCTATACTAGCTAGAAATACACATACACAAAAAACTATTGCGATTGGGCATAAAGCAAAATCAATGCAAGGTCGTACACATTCTGGTATAGAGACAGTTCGTCCTATTCGTGACGGAGTAGTTGCGGATTTTCAAGCGACAACCGAAATGATTCAGCATTATATAAAAGAGTTGACTCAAAAAAGCTTTGTTGGACGAAAACCATTTCTAGTTGTTACAACTCCCTCTTATCTAACGAGTGTAGAGCGAAGAGCTTTCATTAATGCAGCAATACAAGCTGGGGCTAAAGAAGCCATTATAATTGAAAAAACGTTTGCTGCTGCCATTGGTGCGGGTCTTCCTGTTTGGGAGGCAACAGGATCAATGATTGTCGATATTGGTGGTGGCACAACTGAAGTTGCAATTCTTTCGCTTGGCGGTGTCGTTATCTCAAATTCCATAAAAATTGCGGGAGATGAAATGGATCGGCTCATTATCAAACATGCTAAACATGCTCATCAAGTAGTCATTGGTGAAGCGACTGCTGAACAAATTAAAATCAACATCTTTAAAAACGAAGCAAACGGGACACTGGATGTGCGTGGTCGTGATATGGTGACTGGACTTCCAAGGACAGTAAACATAACGGCTACTGAAATTGGCGTTATTTTAGAGGAAGCGATTGAGCAGATTTGTTTAGTTATAAAAAAAACTTTAGAACAAATACCCCCTGAACTTGCCTCTGATATTATTGAACGTGGTTTAATATTAAGTGGTGGTATGGCACTTTTGCCACCACTTGAAAAAATCGTCAGTGAGTACACGCAATTACCAGTTATTTTAACAGAAACGCCTCTAGAAATCGTTGCAAAAGGGACAGCAAAAATTGTAGATGAGCCAAATATCATTATGTAAAAAAGGAGCGATTAATATTAAAAAGATCTTAGTTGTAGAAGACGAACATTATATGCAAGAACTTATGCAAATCCAACTTCAAAATCAATTCGAATTAACATTAAGTGATAATGGAGCAGATGCTCTACAAATTGTGAAATCACAAAATTTTGATGTCATTTTATTAGATATCATGCTCCCGTATCTAAATGGTTTTGAACTCTGTCAGGAAATTCGAAAGTTTTCTAACGTACCCATTCTCATGTTAACAGCTCGCACAGAACTTCAAGATACAGTAAAAGGACTAGAAATAGGAGCAGATGATTATGTGACTAAGCCATTTGATTTTGAAGTCCTAATTGCTCGAATTAAATCACTTCTTAGACGTTCATCTTTTACGATGGACAATGAAAGTAATATACAAATAATTTCTCTTAATAATGGAACATTATTATTAAACTTGGATAATAGACATGTCATATTTGACAAACAATCCATTGAATTAACTAGTAAAGAATTTCAGCTTTTAGCATTATTAGCTGAGTCTCCAGAGCGCGTATTTACACGTGAGAAGCTCCTTGAATTACTTTGGAATTATTCAGAAGAACGAGAACTTCGTGCAGTTGATTCTCATGTCAAAAACATTCGAACAAAATTCAGAAAAGTCCGTCCTGGTGTAAAAATCATTCAGACTATTTGGGGCATGGGTTATCAGCTCATCATTCCCGAGGCGCATTAAAATGAAAAAAAATAGTGTCGTAACGAAGCTTGGCATTGTGATTATGCTGTTATTTTTAACAATCCTTGTCCCCTTCGCCATTTTAATAGACCGTATTTTCTTAAACGTTTATACATTGTACTTAGATGAAAATGTTCGTGCTTTAGGCGATCGTATTGAAGTTGCCGTGACGGAAACAATGGAGAATGACCCGAATGTATTTGTCAAAATCCATTCACTAACAGATCATGATTTAGCATTCTTTAACAAACAAGGCATCATTGAGTCAGAAGGGTACCTCGAATATCATAAAGGCAGTAAAATATCTGAAGACTGGATTACACGCTTACAGTTAGAGGAATATCTAGCAGGAGAACGTGTGATTCCAAAAACAGGAGAAAATATTTATTATATTGTAAAACCCTTCATTAAGGATGGCGAATTTAATGGCGGTGTTGTTATTTTTTCATCCATTAGTGAAATTCATGCCAAAATGCACGATGTACGTGACTGGGTTATTCGAGCTATAGTAGGTGCCATTGTTTTAGCTTTAGGTTATACAATTTTCCTTTCATGGCGTCTGAGTCGTCCATTAGTTGAAATGGAAAAGGCTACGCGTGAAATTGCTAAAGGAAATCTTAAAACAAAGGTAAGTGTTTCTTCAAGTGATGAAA
This genomic window contains:
- a CDS encoding plastocyanin/azurin family copper-binding protein, whose amino-acid sequence is MGFYQIFILASLAVLTICVLMISRYEKNKINLMQCMMITMFFSMNTGLTVGILLGASYQGELFFSTMLACLIGSIAGLLIGMNYSLLAVLEGTMTGIMSGMMGAMLGEMINENQSLYLVRIFLFLSISTIFLFAILPRKNGTEYLQSKVAILKPLLIGIFISAYFLGGLTFAEKQVKAKEQLIHNAHAHTKTENNNQAIDTRNITIQTFNMKYKQTEIILEKNQPVNLILNNEDNVEHDIEVILPNINEIESDHEHSSKANMIHLHANSKEKQSIRFIPTTVGSYEFVCTVPGHKELGMVGKIIVR
- a CDS encoding cytochrome c biogenesis CcdA family protein; translation: MVTQLNLFLAFGAGLLSFISPCSLPLYPAFLSYITGISFNELKEEKGILNRKALLHTLSFLLGFSVIFMALGFSTSIIGTLFIQYQDLLRQIGAIIIVIFGLVILGFLKFDFLQAEKKFLFKSRPKGYLGTIIIGMGFAAGWTPCTGPILAGVIALGISDPNRGIWYMLFYVLGFSIPFLIMSLFIGKMKFLQKRSDVFMKIGGIIMIIMGILLYFDWMTKIIALLTPFFGGFTGF
- a CDS encoding sensor histidine kinase, whose amino-acid sequence is MNKISTKLAGCFFIVVLIMESLLMYYLHQNMINNRVEEEFSLLLANGANHRDVLIEHYSDTTIKHIVLMEKNENRKVMIIDRTGSIIGSSDKSYMLQEEYQLFVDDFSGGKDYIVVSDWRNLPYIVSVHPYVVDQNRSGVVLMFQSTKSINQMVDDMNLHFVISGIIGLIVLFIIYALLSKILTRPLIRMKEATEKLSKGDFEVNLPNLGSDELGDLSNSIHKLANDLERLKNERNEFLASIAHELNTPLTYLIGYSKVAKREDLSDKDRKYYLEIISEESNRMKELMRNLLDLARMDENSFTISKEHFLAKPFLENIYKLVAPLFEIKKIRLNFVCESNLHIYADALRLEQILLNLLDNALKYSNENSEVCLKAYEKDGKTVISVIDTGIGIPSNEIEFIFEKLYRVEKSRSRAYGGSGIGLAVVKELVDAHGGTIEVESKIEKGSTFKITI
- a CDS encoding urease accessory protein UreH domain-containing protein; translation: MYNFLSQISQIISNPVSVFLHSYDHSPIFIALLLGLIGAVAPCQLTGNISAITLYGNRTIQINNSWGVITSFIIGKVMVYSVIGLLAWFFGQSFETKMTEYFPLFRKIIGPLLIITGFVLLGFLKFQFLSRFNFHIAEGLKKGKVGSFLLGASFAIAFCPTMFVLFFVWLMPTVASTSYGLVLPAIFGIATSIPLILILGLIWCFDVKGLIMRRSLKAGRVIQRIAGIVLIFIGILDTITYWGI
- a CDS encoding rod shape-determining protein, coding for MKIFQKLSPGIGIDLGTANTLVYIKNKGIVYNEPSILARNTHTQKTIAIGHKAKSMQGRTHSGIETVRPIRDGVVADFQATTEMIQHYIKELTQKSFVGRKPFLVVTTPSYLTSVERRAFINAAIQAGAKEAIIIEKTFAAAIGAGLPVWEATGSMIVDIGGGTTEVAILSLGGVVISNSIKIAGDEMDRLIIKHAKHAHQVVIGEATAEQIKINIFKNEANGTLDVRGRDMVTGLPRTVNITATEIGVILEEAIEQICLVIKKTLEQIPPELASDIIERGLILSGGMALLPPLEKIVSEYTQLPVILTETPLEIVAKGTAKIVDEPNIIM
- a CDS encoding C40 family peptidase, with product MKKKWLLPIFASFMIFTSVGANNTEAAAVSDLTTTAKNYLGAPYKLGGTNIKTGVDCSAYTQLVFSNLSISLNRTSKAQYQQGTSVSKSELVAGDLVFFNTSGSGVSHVGIYIGSGKFISATPSSGVKIDKINDPYYWGSRYIGAKRVADFTTEEQTEVKGSEIDFSVYASRGEVALQLAQALGLNTSDTSSSFTDVKSSSEYAGAVTALNKLGIFSGDTNGKFNPNSPITRGQLSKVLVKAFNLKQQGNAEVFSDVPASHWAKDYISVLSSNKITNGKGDGTFGLNDKVTLKHLDAFLNRLTK
- a CDS encoding response regulator transcription factor produces the protein MQNVLLVDDEQRMLDLVELFLVPHGFTCLKEKTGKNALETLRNEKVNLVILDVMMPEMDGWEVCKKIREFSQVPIIMLTARSDKLNLVKGLNIGADDYLTKPFDERELIARVNAILRRVPEVDESNGENVVYNEFYLDTEKYSLYYENSKAQLTSKEFFIVKALMSRPSKVYVREELLNAAWDYETETDIRTVDSHIRNLREKLKKAGFPTSEFLKTVWGIGYKWT
- a CDS encoding CueP family metal-binding protein, coding for MKFKMLISTIFAVVLMTACSEENKIEENSSIKTESREIKELVQDYSARNVTAESASITSKQLLVKENDGNEQVYDLPKDEFFVSIAPYINETHPCENHSLTGCQGEMVSEEFNVYIEDAKGNVLVDDILRTEVNGFIDLWLPREQTFQIKIEHQGKEVESEFSTFENDGTCITTMKLI
- a CDS encoding YdhK family protein, whose protein sequence is MANKFMVGVISISAALALSACGGEGNENTSQNESTQEETNEVLKEQEAGVDKESETGMDHATMNHSGSGEVPEDLKEAQNPTFTVGSNAIIQTDHMPGMKNAEATIVGAYDTTVYTVSYTPTTGGEPVKNHKWVIHEETGDAGEAPLEPGTEVTLNADHMEGMQGATAIIDSAEETTVYMVDFTSTTGEQVKNHKWVTENELSTK
- a CDS encoding response regulator transcription factor, with protein sequence MSQISLCKKGAINIKKILVVEDEHYMQELMQIQLQNQFELTLSDNGADALQIVKSQNFDVILLDIMLPYLNGFELCQEIRKFSNVPILMLTARTELQDTVKGLEIGADDYVTKPFDFEVLIARIKSLLRRSSFTMDNESNIQIISLNNGTLLLNLDNRHVIFDKQSIELTSKEFQLLALLAESPERVFTREKLLELLWNYSEERELRAVDSHVKNIRTKFRKVRPGVKIIQTIWGMGYQLIIPEAH